CAAGGCGTAAATCTGTTTAACCTTCAAAGAAGTTCTTTTATACAAGAAAGGAACCCTCTTAACAGTGAAAGAAGTTCTTTAGACAACAACCTCTCTGATGCACAAAGGCGAAGGATGGTAATTGAGGAAATATTAGCTGCTAATAGCTCTTCATTCTCAGAAGCTCACAAGAAAACACTGAACTCGCATTTTAGTGTTGAAGATTGTGTAAGAGGTCCTTTTAAAAATACTGCCTATTCTGATAAAGAATCTCGCGGAGTATGTGGAGACTTGCCATATAATTTTGATGAAGAAAGAAGAAACCAAGAAGATCGGAACGCAAAGAACGTTTCTGGGACATCTTTCTGGTCTAATAATCGAAATGAAAGAAATGAATTTCTTCCCGAAACCCGAGACGTAAGTCCGTTTAACCCTCAAAGAGGTCCTTTAATACCAGAAAGGAGTCCTCTAAATCCTGAAAGAAGTTCCCTAGAGCAATATGGAAGCTCGAATAACCAACAAGCAAAAAGTGTTTCTGGGTCATCTTTCTGGTCTAAAAGTCGATTTGAAAGAAATGAATTTCGCCCCGAAACCCGGGACATAAGTCCGGTTAACCCTCAAAGAAATCCTATAATACCAGAAAGGAGTACTCTAAACTTTAAAAGAGGTTCTCTAGAGCAATATGGAAGCCCGAATAACCAAGAAGCAAAAAACGTTTCTGGGTCATCTTTCTGGTCcgaaaatcgatttgaaaaaaaTCAACTTAGTCCCAAAACCCGAGACGTAAGTCCGAAAGTTAACCCTCAAAGAAGTCTTTTCATACCAGAAACGAATCCTCTAAACCGTGAAAGAAGTTCTCTGGAGCAATATGGAAGTTCCAATAACCAACAGCAAAGAAATCAATTTCGTTTCGAAACCAGAGAAGTAAGTTTGCTTAACCCTCGAAGAAGTCCTTTTATACGAGAAAGGAATCCTCTAAACAGTGAAAGAAATTCTTTAGAGCAATATGGGAGCTCGAGTAACCAACAAGATACCAGACACATATCAGTGGACAGGAGGACTCTCCTGGATGAGATAATAGATTTTGAAGCACCACAAGATAATTCTGGTAACGGTATTGCACCTTTAATGACCCAAAGCACACAAGATGATTCTGGTAACAATATTGAGATACTAGATTTTAAACCACCACAAGATAATTCTGGTAACGGTATTGCACCTTCAAAGGTTTACAATTATGGACCAATTCCGAAGGGTTGCGTTCGAGTAAAAATGTGGATTGATAAGAGTATATCCTTCTCAGATCCATTGCATATTCTGAGGCAACTGTCACAGCAAAATTCATGTCTGAGGACGAAAAGTTGGACGGTTTTAGATGTTAAGAACAATCCAAAGACGGGCTTTATATTCCTGGTACAGTTA
The window above is part of the Diabrotica virgifera virgifera chromosome 2, PGI_DIABVI_V3a genome. Proteins encoded here:
- the LOC114329640 gene encoding uncharacterized protein LOC114329640 isoform X1 gives rise to the protein MEFWRKRNGLKGNLVHPDRQNKKLSATAQRRMLIEEMLAANGSLFSETDKKILTSLVGDQNQPKEWVNPMFKNTVYSDNESREVHGDLPCNFNEDRNARWDQWDESGAEKPKTSFLSSFSDQDPPENRNQRNQFRGETQGVNLFNPQRSSFIQERSPGQDPPENRNQRNQFRGETQGVNLFNPQRSSFIQERSPGQDPPENRNQRNQFRGETQGVNLFNLQRSSFIQERNPLNSERSSLDNNLSDAQRRRMVIEEILAANSSSFSEAHKKTLNSHFSVEDCVRGPFKNTAYSDKESRGVCGDLPYNFDEERRNQEDRNAKNVSGTSFWSNNRNERNEFLPETRDVSPFNPQRGPLIPERSPLNPERSSLEQYGSSNNQQAKSVSGSSFWSKSRFERNEFRPETRDISPVNPQRNPIIPERSTLNFKRGSLEQYGSPNNQEAKNVSGSSFWSENRFEKNQLSPKTRDVSPKVNPQRSLFIPETNPLNRERSSLEQYGSSNNQQQRNQFRFETREVSLLNPRRSPFIRERNPLNSERNSLEQYGSSSNQQDTRHISVDRRTLLDEIIDFEAPQDNSGNGIAPLMTQSTQDDSGNNIEILDFKPPQDNSGNGIAPSKVYNYGPIPKGCVRVKMWIDKSISFSDPLHILRQLSQQNSCLRTKSWTVLDVKNNPKTGFIFLVQLRQEHLTVLRSFNMAPCIQKKKTLFKVLQPGEELNYF